One part of the uncultured Celeribacter sp. genome encodes these proteins:
- a CDS encoding cell division protein ZapA: MPEVTITIGGRAFEVACQDGEEHFLKSAAALLDNEASVLSSQIGRLPAERMLLMAGLMLADKTASFDEQLRGLEEKLSAQSRLIEELRARPDPEPQKIEVPVVPAEVTDTLAELAARAEAMAAELEECFVAEEGADTAG; this comes from the coding sequence ATGCCCGAAGTGACGATCACCATCGGAGGCCGTGCCTTCGAAGTCGCCTGTCAGGATGGCGAAGAACATTTCCTGAAATCCGCTGCCGCGCTGCTGGACAACGAGGCCTCTGTGCTGTCCAGCCAGATCGGACGCTTGCCTGCAGAGCGCATGCTGCTGATGGCGGGGCTCATGCTGGCGGATAAGACCGCAAGCTTTGACGAGCAGTTGCGGGGGCTTGAGGAAAAACTTTCGGCCCAGTCCCGCCTCATCGAGGAGCTGCGCGCACGTCCGGATCCTGAACCGCAAAAGATCGAGGTGCCTGTGGTGCCCGCTGAGGTCACCGATACGCTGGCAGAGCTGGCCGCGCGGGCCGAGGCCATGGCTGCAGAGCTTGAGGAATGTTTCGTTGCGGAAGAGGGCGCAGACACCGCGGGATAG
- the grxD gene encoding Grx4 family monothiol glutaredoxin, with translation MTAQETIQKTVDSNDVVLFMKGTKMMPQCGFSSKVAGILNFMGVDYTDVNVLADQDIRQGIKDFSDWPTIPQLYVKGEFVGGCDIVIEMTLSGELDQMLADKGVVFDQEKADQIRAANT, from the coding sequence ATGACTGCGCAAGAGACCATTCAGAAAACCGTCGACTCCAATGATGTCGTCCTGTTCATGAAGGGCACAAAAATGATGCCGCAATGCGGCTTCTCCTCGAAAGTGGCTGGCATCCTGAACTTCATGGGTGTCGATTACACCGATGTGAATGTTCTGGCCGATCAGGACATCCGTCAGGGTATCAAGGATTTTTCCGACTGGCCGACCATTCCGCAGCTCTATGTCAAAGGCGAATTCGTCGGCGGCTGCGACATCGTGATCGAAATGACGCTTTCGGGCGAGCTGGATCAGATGCTTGCCGACAAGGGCGTCGTTTTCGATCAGGAAAAAGCCGACCAGATCCGCGCCGCCAACACCTGA
- a CDS encoding BolA/IbaG family iron-sulfur metabolism protein — protein MAITAADIEHLIRDAFPDAQIIVQGDDGQHFAAEVVDASFKGMNRVQQQRAVNAAIRTQLDSGELHALALTTRAPD, from the coding sequence ATGGCCATCACCGCCGCTGATATCGAACATTTGATCCGCGACGCTTTCCCTGACGCCCAGATCATCGTGCAAGGCGATGATGGACAACATTTCGCGGCGGAAGTCGTCGATGCCTCCTTCAAAGGCATGAACCGGGTCCAACAACAACGTGCGGTAAACGCCGCCATCCGCACCCAGCTTGACAGCGGGGAATTGCACGCCCTCGCCCTGACCACCCGCGCCCCGGACTGA
- the purL gene encoding phosphoribosylformylglycinamidine synthase subunit PurL, which translates to MTEPAITEEIISAHGLKPEEYAEILRILNREPTFTELGVFSAMWNEHCSYKSSKKHLRGLPTSGPQVICGPGENAGVVDIGDGQAVVFKMESHNHPSYIEPYQGAATGVGGILRDVFTMGARPIAAMNSLSFGEKDHKKTKQLVHGVVEGVGGYGNCFGVPTVGGEVRFHAAYNGNCLVNAFAAGLADADKIFYSAASGVGMPVVYLGAKTGRDGVGGATMASAEFDDTIEDKRPTVQVGDPFTEKCLMEATLELMQTGAVISIQDMGAAGLTCSAVEMGDKGHLGIRLDLENVPQREADMTAYEMMLSESQERMLMVLKPEKEAEARAVFEKWDLDFAIVGETIAEDRFLIMHNGTCMGDLPLSTLASSAPEYDRPWVPTPTAEPMADVPQIDPIDGLKGLLASPNYASKAWVYEQYDTQVMADSVITPGLGAGVIRVHDTGKMLAFTSDVTPRYVKANPVEGGKQAVAEAYRNLTAVGAKPLATTDNLNFGNPEKPEIMGQFVGALDGIGQAVAFLDMPIVSGNVSLYNETDGEGILPTPTIGAVGLIASEEDLIDGQPNAGDLALLIGAPGSHLGQSALLYEVFNREDGDAPRVDLAEEKRNGDFLRGNAALVNAATDLADGGLALAAFEMAEAAGIGVTLDSDDTPDLFGEDQARYLVACSFDQAEALMVAAGQAGVTISTVGKFGGDAVKFGSSDAPLSELSALYRGTFGEIFG; encoded by the coding sequence AGATCATCTCCGCCCATGGGCTCAAGCCCGAAGAATATGCCGAGATCCTGCGCATTCTGAACCGGGAGCCGACCTTCACCGAATTGGGTGTCTTTTCAGCGATGTGGAACGAACATTGTTCCTATAAATCGTCCAAGAAACACCTGCGCGGTCTGCCGACCTCCGGCCCGCAGGTGATCTGCGGCCCGGGCGAAAACGCCGGCGTCGTCGACATCGGCGACGGCCAGGCTGTGGTGTTCAAGATGGAAAGCCACAACCACCCTTCCTACATCGAACCCTATCAGGGGGCGGCCACGGGCGTGGGCGGTATCCTGCGCGACGTCTTCACCATGGGCGCGCGTCCGATCGCGGCCATGAATTCGCTGTCCTTCGGGGAAAAAGACCACAAGAAAACCAAACAGCTCGTGCATGGCGTCGTCGAAGGTGTCGGCGGCTATGGCAACTGCTTTGGCGTGCCCACCGTGGGGGGCGAAGTGCGTTTTCATGCCGCCTATAACGGCAACTGTCTGGTGAATGCGTTTGCCGCCGGTCTTGCCGATGCGGATAAGATTTTCTACTCGGCCGCCTCCGGCGTCGGCATGCCCGTCGTCTATCTGGGCGCCAAGACCGGCCGCGACGGTGTGGGCGGGGCCACCATGGCCTCTGCCGAGTTTGACGACACCATCGAAGACAAACGCCCCACCGTGCAGGTCGGTGACCCGTTCACCGAAAAATGCCTGATGGAGGCCACGCTGGAGCTGATGCAGACCGGTGCGGTGATCTCGATCCAGGACATGGGGGCCGCTGGCCTGACCTGTTCTGCGGTGGAGATGGGCGACAAGGGCCATCTGGGCATCCGTCTGGATCTGGAAAACGTGCCCCAGCGCGAAGCCGATATGACCGCCTATGAGATGATGCTGTCCGAATCCCAGGAACGCATGCTCATGGTGCTGAAGCCCGAAAAAGAGGCCGAGGCTCGTGCCGTCTTTGAAAAATGGGATCTCGATTTCGCCATCGTCGGTGAGACCATTGCCGAAGACCGCTTCCTGATCATGCACAATGGCACCTGCATGGGCGACCTGCCGCTCTCCACACTGGCTTCCTCGGCGCCGGAATACGATCGCCCGTGGGTCCCGACCCCCACCGCAGAGCCGATGGCCGATGTCCCGCAGATCGATCCGATCGACGGGCTCAAAGGGCTGCTCGCATCGCCCAACTACGCCTCCAAGGCCTGGGTCTATGAACAATATGACACGCAGGTCATGGCCGACAGTGTCATCACCCCCGGTCTGGGCGCCGGTGTGATCCGCGTCCATGACACCGGCAAGATGCTGGCTTTCACCTCGGATGTGACGCCCCGCTACGTCAAGGCCAACCCGGTCGAAGGCGGCAAACAGGCCGTGGCCGAAGCCTATCGCAACCTGACCGCGGTCGGGGCGAAACCCTTGGCCACCACTGACAACCTCAACTTCGGCAACCCGGAAAAGCCTGAAATCATGGGCCAATTCGTCGGTGCGCTCGATGGCATCGGTCAGGCCGTGGCCTTCCTCGACATGCCGATCGTGTCCGGCAACGTGTCGCTCTACAATGAAACCGACGGCGAAGGCATCCTGCCGACCCCGACCATCGGGGCCGTGGGTCTGATCGCCAGCGAAGAGGATCTGATCGACGGCCAGCCCAACGCGGGCGATCTGGCCCTGCTGATCGGCGCGCCGGGCAGCCACCTTGGACAATCAGCCCTGCTCTATGAGGTCTTCAACCGCGAAGACGGCGACGCCCCGCGGGTCGATCTGGCCGAAGAAAAGCGCAATGGCGATTTCCTGCGCGGCAATGCCGCGCTGGTCAATGCCGCCACCGATCTCGCCGACGGCGGGCTGGCCCTTGCCGCTTTTGAAATGGCCGAGGCTGCCGGGATCGGCGTCACGCTCGACAGCGACGATACGCCGGACCTGTTTGGCGAAGATCAGGCGCGCTACCTCGTGGCCTGCTCCTTTGATCAGGCCGAAGCGCTCATGGTCGCGGCAGGTCAGGCGGGCGTCACCATTTCAACCGTCGGGAAATTCGGCGGCGACGCGGTGAAATTCGGCAGCTCCGATGCCCCGCTGAGCGAACTGTCCGCACTCTATCGCGGCACCTTCGGCGAGATCTTCGGCTGA